GCCGACCCGGCGGAGAACCCGCCTGGCCTACCGACGAGGCACCGGAGGACACCCCGCCGTACTGGCCGCCCGCTCGGCCCTGCACGCATCGGTCGTCGGGCGAAAGCAATGAGCCTGGGCAGCTCAGGCGAGTTGGTCGAATTCGCCGTCCTTGGCTCCGGAAAGCCAGGCGTTCCACTCGCCGGGAGTGAACACGAGCGTCTCCGCTGCGGGGATGAGACGCATCGCTATGTGATCGTCAACGAACGCGATCGACAGGTGGATGTCGCCGGGGTTGGAGGTGGACAGCCACTCGGCGGCGCTCAGCCCGAGGTCTGCGACTGCCGGTTTGGGCAGGTGGGACGGTGTTCCGGGGAGGTGCGCGGGCAGGTCGTAGGAGCCGTTCCGCGCTTCGGTCAGCAGGGATTTCCAGGCGTCGGAGCTACAGAGCAGCCTGGGGCCGTCCGGGTTCTTGGAGTCGCGGATGGCAACCCCGAACGGAGCCGGTCTCATCTGGACACACTGCTGGCCGCTGCCGGTGTAACTGCTGGTGATCCAACCCTGCTCGTCGGTCATTGAATCGCCTTCCTCGTCAGGGGCGTCGGAGTTCGCCGCGTTCGATGCCGCCAGTGAAGGCGTCGTATTCGGCGTCGGTAAACAGGTGCGGGGCCTTCTCGGGATCCTTGGAGTCGCGCAGGGCCACGAGGCCCCGTTCCAGGAAGGCGATCTGGACGCAGTTGGTGCCGCCGCTGCTGAGGCTGCTGGTGTGCCAGCGGGCGTCGCGGAGTTGGGTTTTCACCCAGTCGGGGTCGAGGGTGTTCTTGTTCATGAGAGGTCCTTGGCGATCGTGGTGAGAAGCGGTATCGACGCCTTCGGCGACAGGGCATCGGACTTCAGCAGGTCGCTGGTGGTGCGGTAGAGCTCGACGACTTCGGGTTCGTTCAGGTGCAGGGAGGCGCGCAGGGACTCGATGCACACGAGGTCGCGACCGGCGGGAAACGACATGAGCATGAATGGGCCGTCCATTCCCGCGTGGGCTCCGGCGGAGAACGGCAGGACCTGGATCGTGACGGCGGGGTTGGTACGGGCGAGGTGTATCAGGTGTTCGATCTGGGCGCGCATACAGGCACGTTCACCGAC
This region of Streptosporangium sp. NBC_01495 genomic DNA includes:
- a CDS encoding DUF397 domain-containing protein; this translates as MTDEQGWITSSYTGSGQQCVQMRPAPFGVAIRDSKNPDGPRLLCSSDAWKSLLTEARNGSYDLPAHLPGTPSHLPKPAVADLGLSAAEWLSTSNPGDIHLSIAFVDDHIAMRLIPAAETLVFTPGEWNAWLSGAKDGEFDQLA
- a CDS encoding DUF397 domain-containing protein → MNKNTLDPDWVKTQLRDARWHTSSLSSGGTNCVQIAFLERGLVALRDSKDPEKAPHLFTDAEYDAFTGGIERGELRRP